The following proteins are co-located in the Bradyrhizobium sp. AZCC 2176 genome:
- a CDS encoding TetR/AcrR family transcriptional regulator translates to MSKTLERRAKLREELILAAERSIAARGLAGLKTRELAREIGVANGAVYNLVDDLDELILRVGSRTLSRLDASLTAAESNGPASPRETLVRIAVAYCDFAAENLELWRALFEHRMAPGKPVPEWAISEQMDLFRHIYRPLAELLPQRTPAELGVTARSLFSAAHGMVLLGLEQKLIAVPVEALRKEIASIVRAMVDGLASTVVPGKRSATRDP, encoded by the coding sequence ATGTCTAAGACGCTGGAAAGACGAGCAAAATTACGGGAAGAACTGATCCTGGCGGCGGAAAGAAGCATTGCCGCACGAGGATTGGCGGGCCTGAAGACACGGGAGCTGGCGCGGGAAATCGGGGTCGCCAACGGTGCGGTCTACAATCTCGTCGATGACCTGGACGAACTCATCCTGCGGGTGGGGTCGCGGACGCTTTCCAGGCTGGATGCTTCCCTCACCGCAGCAGAAAGCAATGGCCCGGCCTCACCGCGGGAGACACTCGTTCGAATTGCCGTGGCCTATTGCGACTTCGCCGCTGAAAATCTCGAACTGTGGCGCGCGCTGTTCGAACACCGGATGGCACCAGGCAAGCCTGTTCCGGAATGGGCGATCAGCGAACAGATGGATCTGTTCCGGCATATCTACCGTCCGCTCGCCGAGCTCCTTCCCCAGCGAACGCCGGCCGAACTCGGCGTGACGGCACGCAGTCTGTTCTCCGCCGCGCACGGCATGGTGCTGCTCGGGCTCGAACAGAAATTGATCGCGGTGCCGGTCGAGGCATTGCGGAAGGAAATTGCATCCATCGTGCGTGCGATGGTCGATGGGCTGGCTTCCACCGTCGTCCCGGGCAAGCGAAGTGCGACACGGGACCCATAG
- a CDS encoding PspA/IM30 family protein: protein MFKTVLTLFRGSVAAAGEELEDRSALLILDQQMRDAAAAVERSKRTLALAIAGDQQEGRRLNATNARIADLEVRATAALDGGREDLAREAAQSIANLEADRDAAMTARTLFASEIARLKRHVANAEARITELDRGRRIARASEAVRALRRGGIEAARPYESTLPEAENTLKRLRERQIEAQAAADALIELDAASGPQATAEKLAEQGFGPRLKSTADDVLARLNAKRTQAA from the coding sequence ATGTTCAAAACTGTTTTGACGCTCTTCCGGGGCAGCGTGGCTGCCGCGGGGGAAGAACTGGAAGACCGCTCGGCGCTTCTCATTCTCGACCAGCAGATGCGCGATGCGGCGGCGGCCGTTGAACGTTCCAAGCGCACGCTGGCGCTGGCGATCGCAGGCGACCAGCAGGAAGGCCGCCGTCTGAACGCCACCAATGCCCGGATCGCCGATCTTGAAGTTCGCGCCACTGCCGCGCTCGATGGTGGCCGGGAAGATCTCGCCCGCGAGGCGGCGCAGTCGATCGCCAATCTCGAGGCCGACCGCGACGCCGCGATGACCGCGCGAACCCTGTTCGCTTCGGAAATCGCCCGCCTCAAGCGTCATGTCGCCAATGCCGAGGCGCGGATCACCGAACTCGATCGCGGCCGTCGTATCGCCCGCGCGTCGGAAGCGGTTCGCGCGCTGCGCCGGGGCGGCATCGAAGCCGCGCGTCCCTACGAATCCACGCTGCCGGAAGCGGAGAACACGCTGAAGCGTCTGCGCGAACGGCAGATCGAGGCTCAGGCTGCCGCCGATGCCCTGATCGAACTCGATGCCGCCAGCGGACCGCAAGCGACCGCCGAGAAACTCGCCGAACAGGGCTTTGGCCCTCGGCTCAAATCAACCGCGGACGACGTGCTCGCGCGGCTGAACGCAAAACGCACGCAGGCTGCCTGA
- a CDS encoding YiaA/YiaB family inner membrane protein, producing MNQNVQPHSGAWVTFTYVSFSASAFMVAVGVFFLPLDLWIKGYLAMGIVMLVQSCVTLTKTVRDMHESGKMVNRIEDAKAERLLMEVSKAA from the coding sequence ATGAACCAGAACGTCCAACCCCACAGCGGTGCCTGGGTTACCTTCACCTATGTTTCGTTTTCCGCCTCGGCCTTCATGGTCGCTGTCGGTGTGTTCTTCCTGCCGCTCGATCTCTGGATCAAGGGCTATCTGGCGATGGGCATCGTCATGCTCGTCCAGTCCTGCGTCACCCTGACCAAGACCGTTCGCGACATGCACGAGAGCGGCAAGATGGTGAACCGCATCGAGGATGCCAAGGCAGAGCGGCTGCTGATGGAAGTTTCCAAGGCCGCCTGA
- a CDS encoding YiaA/YiaB family inner membrane protein, translating to MNQNIQHHSNAWVTFTYASFGTSAFLVAIGVYFLPVDLWIKGYLAMGIVMLVQSCVTLTKTVRDVHESSRFVNRIEDAKAERLLMEVSKAS from the coding sequence ATGAATCAGAATATCCAACACCACAGCAACGCCTGGGTCACCTTCACCTATGCTTCGTTCGGCACCTCGGCGTTCCTGGTCGCGATCGGCGTGTACTTTCTCCCCGTCGACCTCTGGATCAAGGGCTATCTCGCGATGGGCATCGTGATGCTCGTTCAGTCCTGCGTCACCCTGACCAAGACCGTGCGTGACGTTCATGAGAGCAGCCGCTTTGTGAACCGCATCGAGGATGCCAAGGCCGAACGGCTGCTGATGGAAGTTTCAAAGGCTTCGTAA
- a CDS encoding IS110 family transposase, with translation MNYYAGIDVSLECSSVCVVDASGKILREARVASEPEALIAWFRSSGFEFERIGLEAGPLSQWLFAGMKAAGLAVELLETRHVRKAFEAMPVKSDRNDARGIAQLMRLGWFRPVHCKSISAQETRSLLTARKLVQSKLLDVENSLRGILRGFGLKVGKTTGQKFAGRIEELVDGHPHLQMIAKALLAVRAVLRTEFAAFEKQTCRMVRSDMQARLLTSVPAVGPIVALTYASAIDDPTRFKSSKQAGAHFGLTPKKHQSGETDYTGRISKIGDASVRTALYEAANVMLTKPVKGCSQLKSWAMRIKKRAGISKAKVALARRLAVIMHRMLADGTPFNAAATAA, from the coding sequence ATGAACTACTATGCCGGAATCGACGTGTCATTGGAATGCTCGAGCGTGTGTGTTGTTGACGCAAGCGGCAAGATTTTGCGCGAGGCCAGGGTGGCCAGCGAGCCGGAGGCGCTGATCGCCTGGTTCCGGTCGTCTGGCTTTGAGTTTGAGCGGATCGGGCTGGAGGCCGGGCCGCTGTCGCAATGGCTGTTTGCGGGGATGAAGGCCGCCGGCCTCGCCGTTGAGCTGCTGGAGACGCGGCACGTGCGGAAGGCGTTTGAGGCGATGCCGGTCAAGTCGGATCGCAACGACGCGCGAGGGATTGCGCAACTGATGCGGCTGGGCTGGTTCCGACCGGTCCACTGCAAATCGATCAGTGCGCAAGAGACCCGATCGCTGCTGACGGCGCGCAAGCTGGTGCAATCGAAGCTTCTCGACGTGGAGAACAGCCTGCGCGGGATCCTGCGCGGTTTTGGCCTGAAGGTTGGCAAGACGACCGGGCAGAAGTTCGCGGGACGGATCGAGGAACTCGTGGACGGCCACCCGCACCTGCAGATGATCGCCAAGGCGCTGCTGGCGGTGCGGGCGGTGCTGCGGACCGAGTTCGCAGCTTTCGAGAAGCAGACCTGCAGGATGGTGCGGTCTGACATGCAGGCGCGGCTGCTGACGTCGGTCCCGGCGGTCGGCCCGATCGTGGCGCTGACCTATGCCAGCGCCATCGACGATCCAACCCGGTTCAAATCGTCGAAGCAGGCAGGAGCCCATTTCGGGTTGACCCCGAAGAAGCACCAATCCGGCGAGACCGACTACACCGGCCGGATCAGCAAGATCGGTGACGCCTCGGTGCGCACGGCGCTTTACGAGGCCGCCAACGTCATGCTGACCAAGCCGGTCAAAGGCTGTTCGCAATTGAAGAGCTGGGCCATGCGGATCAAAAAGCGCGCCGGCATCAGCAAAGCCAAGGTGGCGCTGGCGCGCCGGCTCGCGGTGATCATGCATCGCATGCTCGCCGACGGAACCCCCTTTAACGCCGCTGCGACGGCAGCCTGA
- a CDS encoding SDR family NAD(P)-dependent oxidoreductase, with translation MSHPAMSPNNVAVITGGASGIGLAAATRFAAIGMKVCIADIGADRLAEAAAKLASVAKGGVADIMTASVDVSRFDDLAGLEAAVHKRFGGTDILMNNAGIGPDSNSFGPLENWQRILAVNLWGVINGTQAFAPHMIERGRPGLIINTGSKQGITTPPGNPAYNVSKAGVKAQTEALQHELRNMPGCKISAHLMIPGHVFTALTARGRTEKPPGAWTAEQTVDFMIARIEAGDFYILCPDNDVPRPLDERRMLWAAGDIVENRPALSRWHPDYAEAFARFVKGT, from the coding sequence ATGTCCCATCCCGCCATGTCGCCGAACAATGTTGCCGTGATCACCGGAGGCGCGTCCGGCATCGGGCTTGCCGCCGCCACGCGTTTCGCCGCCATCGGCATGAAGGTCTGCATCGCTGATATCGGGGCTGACCGGCTCGCCGAGGCGGCCGCCAAGCTGGCATCCGTCGCAAAGGGCGGCGTTGCCGATATCATGACGGCGTCGGTCGACGTCAGCCGCTTCGACGACCTCGCGGGACTGGAAGCCGCCGTGCACAAGCGGTTCGGCGGCACCGATATCCTGATGAACAATGCCGGCATCGGCCCCGACAGCAACAGTTTTGGCCCGCTGGAGAACTGGCAGCGCATTCTCGCGGTCAATTTGTGGGGCGTCATCAACGGCACCCAGGCGTTTGCACCTCACATGATCGAACGCGGCCGGCCCGGCCTCATCATCAACACCGGCTCCAAGCAGGGCATCACGACGCCGCCCGGCAATCCCGCCTACAACGTCTCGAAGGCCGGCGTGAAGGCGCAGACGGAGGCGCTGCAGCACGAGTTGCGCAACATGCCGGGCTGCAAGATATCAGCGCATCTGATGATCCCCGGTCACGTCTTCACCGCGCTGACCGCGCGCGGCCGTACCGAGAAGCCACCAGGCGCCTGGACGGCGGAGCAGACCGTCGACTTCATGATCGCGCGCATCGAGGCCGGCGATTTCTACATCCTGTGCCCGGACAATGACGTGCCACGGCCGCTCGACGAACGGCGCATGCTGTGGGCCGCCGGCGACATCGTGGAAAATCGTCCCGCGCTGTCGCGCTGGCATCCGGATTATGCGGAGGCGTTCGCGCGGTTCGTGAAGGGAACGTAG
- a CDS encoding winged helix-turn-helix domain-containing protein, translated as MQKSNGKAHPSLSVRIDIDAGGRIGPGKIELLETIHRSGSISAAGRAMEMSYKRAWDLVDEINRICRQAAVERQTGGRNGGGAVLTPFGLSLVARYRRIERTATSAARKELQALQSDIGRAKKRAG; from the coding sequence ATGCAGAAATCGAACGGCAAGGCCCACCCTTCGCTCAGCGTCCGCATCGATATCGACGCAGGGGGACGTATCGGTCCCGGCAAGATCGAGTTGCTCGAAACGATCCATCGAAGCGGGTCGATTTCCGCCGCCGGCCGAGCCATGGAAATGTCCTACAAGCGCGCCTGGGATCTGGTCGACGAGATCAACCGTATCTGCCGGCAGGCCGCGGTGGAACGACAGACCGGCGGCAGGAACGGCGGCGGCGCGGTGCTGACGCCATTCGGCCTCTCGCTGGTCGCGCGTTACCGCAGGATCGAGCGCACCGCCACAAGCGCGGCGCGCAAGGAATTGCAGGCATTGCAATCCGATATCGGCCGGGCAAAGAAACGCGCGGGCTGA
- a CDS encoding alkene reductase produces MNYPSLFSPLKVGPYQLTHRLVLAPLTRMRAAKPSLAPRPLNAEYYAQRATPGGLLIAEASPVTETGFGSPGVPGIYTEQQIAGWREVVDAVHARGGVIFLQLWHVGRVSHSSFQPGGALPVAPSAVPIADLKTGTADGKAVPYETPRALETSEIPGVVDAYRQAAKNALAAGFDGVEVHGANGYLIEQFLQSHTNLRTDRYGGSIPNRVRFLMEVTQAVVDVWGADRVGVRLSPYGVANGSGEPDPMPLYTYAVEQLNPLGLAYLHFIEPRSSGAGRAEVNHQNVPSAMVLFRPIWKGVLIAAGGFTGETADAAIGEGHADAVAFGRIFISNPDLPRRLQRGFPLTPYNRATFYGGDVVGYTDYPEHNELEQA; encoded by the coding sequence ATGAATTATCCATCGTTGTTTTCGCCGCTCAAGGTCGGTCCCTATCAGCTCACTCATCGTCTCGTGCTGGCGCCGTTGACGCGGATGCGGGCGGCGAAGCCGAGCCTCGCGCCGCGGCCGCTGAATGCGGAATATTATGCGCAGCGCGCGACGCCGGGCGGGTTGCTGATCGCCGAAGCCTCGCCGGTTACGGAAACAGGCTTCGGCAGCCCCGGCGTGCCCGGCATCTATACCGAGCAGCAGATCGCGGGCTGGCGCGAAGTGGTCGATGCCGTACACGCCAGGGGCGGCGTGATCTTCCTGCAGCTATGGCATGTCGGGCGCGTCTCGCATTCCTCGTTCCAGCCGGGCGGGGCGTTGCCGGTCGCGCCATCGGCGGTGCCGATTGCCGACTTGAAGACCGGGACCGCTGACGGCAAGGCGGTGCCCTATGAAACGCCGCGGGCGCTCGAGACGTCGGAGATTCCCGGCGTGGTCGATGCCTATCGGCAGGCGGCGAAGAATGCGCTTGCGGCCGGCTTCGACGGCGTCGAGGTGCACGGCGCCAACGGCTATTTGATCGAGCAATTCCTGCAGTCGCACACCAATTTGCGCACCGACCGGTACGGCGGCTCGATTCCGAATCGCGTGCGCTTCCTGATGGAAGTGACGCAGGCGGTGGTGGACGTGTGGGGCGCCGACCGCGTCGGCGTGCGGCTGTCACCTTATGGCGTCGCCAATGGCAGCGGCGAGCCGGACCCGATGCCGCTCTACACATATGCGGTCGAACAGCTCAATCCGCTTGGCCTGGCCTACCTGCATTTCATCGAGCCGCGCTCCTCCGGCGCCGGCCGTGCCGAGGTCAACCATCAGAACGTGCCGTCGGCGATGGTGCTGTTCCGCCCGATCTGGAAGGGCGTCCTGATCGCGGCCGGCGGCTTCACAGGCGAGACCGCGGACGCGGCGATCGGGGAAGGGCATGCCGACGCGGTCGCATTCGGCCGCATCTTCATTTCCAATCCGGACCTGCCGCGCCGCCTGCAGCGCGGCTTCCCGCTGACGCCCTACAACCGCGCGACGTTCTATGGCGGCGACGTGGTCGGCTATACGGACTACCCGGAGCACAACGAACTGGAGCAGGCGTAA
- a CDS encoding GFA family protein produces MFPEEEAEKKKTKAVALGKPAAGQCLCGKVAFEIDVPARWAWHDHSPSSRRAHGAAYATYVGSWRKRFRITKGKTSLTHYEDEATKTARSFCSNCGTPIIYERPRSPHMVNIPRALFSGRTGRQPLYHIAIEELQEWAYTGEPLVPLKGYPGVVWQRSKKKKRADREGMV; encoded by the coding sequence ATGTTTCCGGAAGAAGAAGCGGAAAAGAAAAAAACCAAAGCCGTCGCGCTCGGCAAGCCCGCCGCCGGCCAATGCCTGTGCGGCAAGGTCGCCTTCGAGATTGATGTGCCCGCGCGCTGGGCCTGGCACGATCATTCGCCGTCGAGCCGCCGCGCGCACGGCGCGGCCTATGCGACCTACGTCGGAAGCTGGCGCAAGCGTTTTCGTATCACCAAGGGCAAGACCAGCCTCACGCACTATGAGGACGAGGCCACCAAAACCGCGCGAAGTTTCTGCTCGAACTGCGGCACGCCGATTATCTATGAACGCCCGCGTTCGCCGCACATGGTCAATATCCCCCGTGCGCTGTTTTCGGGCCGCACCGGGCGGCAACCGCTCTATCACATCGCGATCGAGGAATTGCAGGAATGGGCCTACACCGGCGAACCGCTGGTGCCGCTGAAGGGATATCCGGGGGTAGTCTGGCAGCGTTCGAAAAAGAAGAAGCGCGCCGATCGTGAGGGGATGGTCTAG
- a CDS encoding thiamine pyrophosphate-binding protein — protein sequence MKNKITGRSAFLALLKDEGITHLFGNPGTTELPIMHALKDHPDLTYVMAMQESLVVAMADGFSRASGKLVACNVHVAPGLGNAMGSLYNASFTGTPLILTAGQQEQGHGLTEPVLYGPLVQMAQPLVKWAVEVTRLEDLPRIVRRAAKIATTPPTGPVFISLPGDILNAEAGIDLGRSTRIDTRVKPSEESLQALTARILKAERPVIIVGDEIVKSDALQEAAQLAETLGCPAYQSSTPYGAHFLSESPCFMGALARIQKIARKTLAPFDLIIALGGDPLRMSVYSETDPLPDGLSIVQVGLVDHDLARNYGAEIVLKADVRETLRALVAALKAAGGGTLETRAKQGLAALASKNWTARRKPLVEQISKHASTSPIDPDWLALQVVEAMPDNAILVDEGLTSSRQMIALRPHRDRYGYHALASGGIGWGLPASVGVSLANPQRPVVCYSGDGSSMYSIQSLWTAANHKLPLTFVIVNNGGYRIIKQRLLAFHGDDHYVGMDFIDPPVDFTGMAKSLGLEATRVTDPSQLKSVLSSAFSRPGAKLIEVVVSNSVN from the coding sequence ATGAAAAACAAAATCACCGGCCGCTCCGCATTCCTTGCATTGCTGAAAGACGAGGGCATCACCCACCTGTTCGGCAATCCCGGCACCACCGAACTGCCCATCATGCACGCGCTGAAGGACCATCCCGACCTCACCTACGTGATGGCGATGCAGGAGAGCCTCGTCGTCGCCATGGCCGACGGTTTCAGCCGCGCCTCGGGCAAGCTCGTCGCCTGCAACGTCCACGTCGCGCCCGGCCTCGGCAACGCGATGGGTTCGCTCTACAACGCAAGCTTCACCGGCACGCCCCTGATCCTGACCGCAGGCCAGCAGGAACAGGGCCACGGCCTGACCGAGCCGGTGCTCTACGGCCCGCTGGTGCAGATGGCGCAGCCGCTGGTGAAATGGGCCGTCGAGGTGACGCGTCTGGAGGACCTTCCGCGCATCGTGCGCCGCGCCGCCAAGATCGCGACCACACCGCCGACCGGGCCGGTATTCATCTCACTGCCGGGCGATATTCTCAACGCCGAGGCCGGCATCGATCTCGGCCGCTCCACCCGGATCGATACCCGCGTCAAGCCGTCTGAGGAATCGCTGCAGGCGCTGACCGCGCGCATCCTGAAAGCGGAGCGGCCCGTGATCATCGTCGGCGACGAGATCGTCAAGAGCGATGCATTGCAGGAGGCCGCTCAACTCGCGGAAACGCTGGGCTGTCCGGCGTATCAGTCCTCAACGCCCTATGGCGCGCATTTCCTGTCCGAAAGCCCGTGCTTCATGGGCGCACTGGCGCGCATCCAGAAGATTGCCCGCAAGACGCTTGCGCCTTTCGACCTCATCATCGCGCTCGGCGGCGATCCGCTGCGGATGTCGGTCTATAGCGAAACCGATCCGCTGCCGGACGGGCTTTCGATCGTGCAGGTCGGCCTGGTCGATCACGATCTCGCCAGGAATTACGGCGCCGAGATCGTGCTCAAGGCCGACGTGAGGGAAACCCTGCGCGCGCTGGTGGCGGCGCTGAAGGCTGCGGGCGGTGGTACGCTCGAGACGCGCGCGAAGCAGGGATTGGCCGCGCTGGCGTCTAAGAACTGGACAGCCAGGCGCAAGCCGCTGGTCGAGCAGATATCGAAACACGCAAGTACCTCGCCGATCGATCCCGACTGGCTGGCGCTGCAGGTGGTCGAGGCAATGCCCGACAATGCGATCCTGGTCGACGAGGGGCTGACGTCATCGCGGCAGATGATCGCGTTGCGCCCGCATCGCGACCGCTACGGCTATCACGCGCTGGCCTCGGGTGGCATCGGCTGGGGACTGCCGGCGTCCGTCGGCGTCAGCCTCGCCAATCCGCAGCGACCGGTGGTGTGTTACTCCGGCGACGGCAGTTCGATGTATTCGATCCAGTCGCTGTGGACGGCGGCAAATCACAAGCTGCCGCTGACATTCGTGATCGTCAACAATGGCGGCTACCGCATCATCAAGCAGCGGCTGCTCGCCTTCCATGGCGATGATCATTATGTCGGCATGGATTTCATCGATCCGCCGGTGGACTTTACCGGCATGGCGAAATCGCTCGGACTCGAGGCGACACGGGTCACCGATCCCTCGCAGTTGAAGTCGGTATTGTCATCCGCGTTCAGCCGCCCCGGCGCGAAGCTAATCGAAGTTGTCGTGAGCAATTCGGTGAATTGA
- a CDS encoding LLM class flavin-dependent oxidoreductase, which translates to MTKQIRLNAFAMNCVAHQSPGLWTHPRDRTLGYNRLPYWLDLARTLERGRFDGLFLADVLGVYDVYGNSHDAALRNAAQTPANEPLMLIPAMASVTQNLGFGVTSNLSFEPPYPFARRMSTLDHLTEGRIGWNVVTGYLDSAARGAGKDKQTAHDDRYDIADEYMELVYKLWEGSWEDDAVLRDRARGIFADPSKVHRIAHEGTNYRLNAIHLSEPSPQRTPVLYQAGTSPRGRQFAAQHAECVFMSGPSAKIIGPRVAAIRALAKEIGRNPAEILMFSMMTIILGRTEAEAKAKYADYRAHIAAEGALTLMSGWMGIDFSGYDLDQQVRHIQNDAGRTALDNVTRADPDRVWTVREVVEHVGIGGAGPVVVGTPEKVADDIEAWFEQTDVDGLNVAFATSPGDFEDIADMLVPELTRRGRYKSAYVEGTLREKLFGAGRARLTEQHPASRYRPHLAAKAAG; encoded by the coding sequence ATGACAAAGCAAATCCGGCTCAATGCGTTCGCCATGAACTGCGTCGCGCATCAATCGCCGGGGCTCTGGACCCATCCGCGCGACCGCACCCTCGGCTACAACCGCCTGCCCTACTGGCTCGATCTGGCGAGGACGCTGGAGCGCGGCCGGTTCGACGGGCTGTTTCTCGCCGACGTGCTCGGCGTCTACGACGTCTATGGCAACAGCCACGATGCGGCGTTGCGCAACGCCGCGCAGACACCGGCCAACGAGCCGCTGATGCTGATCCCGGCGATGGCGTCGGTAACGCAGAATCTCGGCTTCGGCGTCACCAGCAATCTCTCCTTCGAGCCGCCCTATCCGTTCGCGCGACGGATGTCGACGCTCGATCACCTGACTGAGGGGCGGATCGGCTGGAATGTGGTGACCGGCTATCTCGATTCGGCCGCCCGCGGCGCCGGTAAGGACAAGCAGACCGCGCATGACGACCGCTACGATATCGCGGATGAGTATATGGAGCTGGTCTACAAGCTTTGGGAAGGAAGCTGGGAGGATGACGCTGTGCTGCGCGACCGGGCGCGCGGCATCTTTGCAGATCCTTCCAAGGTACATCGCATCGCGCATGAGGGCACGAACTACCGGCTCAATGCGATCCACTTGAGCGAGCCGTCGCCGCAGCGCACGCCAGTGCTGTACCAGGCCGGCACCTCGCCGCGCGGACGGCAGTTTGCCGCCCAGCACGCCGAATGCGTGTTCATGTCGGGCCCGTCGGCCAAGATCATCGGCCCACGCGTGGCAGCGATCCGCGCGCTGGCGAAGGAGATCGGGCGCAACCCGGCCGAGATCCTGATGTTCTCCATGATGACGATCATTCTCGGCCGCACCGAGGCAGAGGCAAAAGCAAAGTACGCCGACTATCGCGCGCACATCGCCGCCGAGGGCGCATTGACCTTGATGTCGGGCTGGATGGGTATCGATTTCTCGGGCTACGACCTCGACCAGCAGGTACGCCACATCCAGAACGACGCCGGACGCACCGCGCTCGACAACGTCACGCGTGCCGATCCTGACAGGGTCTGGACCGTGCGTGAGGTCGTCGAACATGTCGGCATCGGCGGCGCCGGCCCCGTCGTAGTCGGAACGCCGGAGAAGGTCGCCGACGATATCGAGGCCTGGTTCGAGCAGACCGATGTCGATGGCCTCAATGTTGCGTTCGCGACCTCACCCGGCGATTTCGAGGATATCGCCGACATGCTGGTGCCAGAGCTGACTCGGCGCGGGAGATACAAGAGCGCGTATGTGGAAGGAACGCTGCGCGAAAAACTGTTCGGCGCGGGACGAGCACGGCTGACGGAGCAGCATCCGGCGAGCCGGTATCGGCCGCACCTTGCGGCGAAAGCGGCGGGGTAG
- a CDS encoding M20 family metallopeptidase, whose translation MADRADAIARVREHLHSGAFLAELGRRVGYRTESQNPGSGEALRAYLVDDLQPAFAALDFSTRLIESPTGKGPYLLADYREDASLPTVLTYGHGDVVDGMDGEWRDNLDPWKTTTKGERVYGRGTADNKGQHSINLAALRAVRETRGGKLGFNAKFIIETGEEIGSPDLRQVCEAHREELKADLFLASDGPRLSADRPTIFLGCRGGNRIHLDVNLREGGHHSGNWGGVLANPATILCNAIASLVDGKGRMKLDALKPPRISNAVRAALADVKIEPTADEPALASDWGEEGLSPAERLFAWNTLEVLAMSSGNVEKPANAIPGRANAVLQLRFVVGTRYEEVVDAVRTHLHANGFSMVEVSGAQRFAASRTDVDSPWVNWTADSIRKTTGKAPAILPNFGGSLPNDVFAEGLGLPTIWVPHSYPGCSQHAPDEHILLPVTEEALAIMAGLFWDLGEKTRAF comes from the coding sequence ATGGCTGATAGAGCCGACGCGATTGCGCGGGTACGCGAGCATCTCCATTCCGGCGCATTTCTCGCCGAGCTCGGCCGCAGGGTCGGTTATCGGACCGAAAGCCAGAACCCCGGCAGCGGCGAGGCGTTGCGCGCCTATCTTGTCGATGACCTCCAGCCCGCCTTCGCCGCGCTGGACTTCTCCACCCGCCTGATCGAATCGCCGACCGGCAAGGGTCCGTATCTGCTGGCTGACTATCGCGAGGATGCCTCGCTGCCGACCGTGCTCACCTATGGTCACGGCGACGTCGTCGACGGCATGGACGGCGAATGGCGCGACAATCTCGATCCCTGGAAAACCACGACCAAAGGCGAGCGCGTCTATGGCCGCGGCACCGCCGACAACAAGGGCCAGCACAGCATCAATCTCGCGGCCTTGCGCGCCGTGCGCGAGACCCGAGGCGGCAAGCTCGGCTTCAACGCCAAATTCATCATCGAGACCGGCGAGGAGATCGGCTCGCCCGATCTGCGGCAGGTGTGCGAAGCCCACCGGGAGGAGCTGAAGGCGGATCTGTTCCTGGCATCCGACGGGCCGCGATTGTCGGCCGATCGGCCGACCATTTTCCTCGGCTGCCGCGGCGGCAACCGCATCCATCTCGATGTCAATCTGCGCGAGGGTGGCCACCATTCGGGCAATTGGGGCGGCGTGCTCGCCAACCCGGCGACGATACTTTGCAACGCCATCGCGAGCCTGGTCGACGGCAAGGGGCGGATGAAGCTCGACGCGCTCAAGCCGCCGCGGATTTCGAACGCCGTCCGCGCCGCGCTCGCGGACGTGAAGATCGAGCCGACCGCCGACGAGCCGGCACTGGCGTCCGACTGGGGCGAGGAAGGATTGTCGCCGGCGGAGCGGTTGTTTGCCTGGAATACACTGGAAGTCCTGGCGATGTCGTCCGGCAATGTCGAGAAGCCGGCCAACGCCATTCCCGGCCGCGCCAATGCCGTGCTGCAGCTCCGCTTCGTCGTCGGCACCCGATATGAAGAGGTCGTCGATGCCGTGCGCACGCATTTGCATGCCAACGGTTTTTCGATGGTGGAGGTCAGCGGCGCGCAGCGCTTCGCCGCCTCGCGTACCGATGTCGACAGCCCCTGGGTGAACTGGACGGCGGACTCGATCCGCAAGACCACCGGCAAGGCGCCAGCGATCCTGCCGAATTTCGGCGGCTCGCTGCCCAACGACGTGTTCGCCGAAGGGCTGGGGCTGCCGACGATCTGGGTGCCGCACTCCTATCCCGGCTGCTCGCAGCATGCGCCGGACGAACACATTCTGCTGCCCGTGACCGAAGAAGCGCTCGCCATCATGGCGGGGCTGTTCTGGGATCTCGGCGAGAAGACGCGGGCGTTCTAG